In a single window of the Littorina saxatilis isolate snail1 linkage group LG5, US_GU_Lsax_2.0, whole genome shotgun sequence genome:
- the LOC138966236 gene encoding uncharacterized protein — MASHSVLHHSKADDTQPQKSADPKSFDTLMHSMQEWILDVKSLMTFNKLKLNDEKTEVMAASSPRMSTSIQLPESITIGNAVVPFSVSVKNLGVTLDSHLTMHAQVQTTTRAVNFELRRIGSIRHYLSEEAALTLVSAFILFRLDYWNALLYGCPQYLLNMLQKLQNNAARLVLRVRKSEHISPHL; from the coding sequence ATGGCCTCACACTCAGTTCTCCATCATTCTAAAGCAGATGATACGCAACCACAGAAGTCTGCTGATCCCAAGAGTTTCGACACTCTGATGCACTCAATGCAAGAATGGATCCTGGACGTTAAATCCTTGATGACATTTAACAAGCTAAAATTAAATGATGAGAAAACGGAAGTCATGGCTGCCTCCTCTCCACGCATGTCTACCTCCATCCAGCTCCCAGAGTCCATCACAATAGGCAATGCAGTTGTCCCCTTCTCGGTTTCAGTGAAGAACTTGGGTGTCACACTAGACTCCCACCTAACTATGCACGCACAGGTACAAACCACCACTCGTGCCGTCAACTTTGAGCTCCGCCGTATTGGCTCGATACGCCATTACCTTTCTGAAGAAGCAGCTCTGACTCTAGTCTCTGCATTCATTCTTTTCAGACTGGACTATTGGAACGCACTGCTGTATGGTTGCCCCCAGTACCTCCTAAACATGTTACAGAAATTGCAGAACAATGCTGCACGCCTGGTCCTCAGAGTCCGCAAGTCCGAACACATTTCCCCTCATCTCTAA
- the LOC138966246 gene encoding uncharacterized protein has product MIVHWDRPVNMIVHWDRPVNMIVYWDRPVNMIVHWDRPVNMIVHWDRPVNMIVHWDRPVNMIVHWDRPVNMIVHWDRPVNMIVHWDRPVNMIVHWDRPVNMIVHWDRPVNMIVHWDRPVNMIVHWDRPVNMIVHWDRPVNMIVHWDRPVNMIVHWDRPVNMIVHWDRPVNMIVHWDRPVNMIVHWDRPVNMIVHWDRPVNMIVHWDRPVNMIVHWDRPVNMIVHWDRPVNMIVHWDRPVNMIVHWDRPVNMIVHWDRPVNMIVHWDRPVNMIVHWDRSVNMIVCWERLVYL; this is encoded by the coding sequence ATGATCGTGCACTGGGACAGACCTGTGAACATGATCGTGCACTGGGACAGACCTGTGAACATGATCGTGTACTGGGACAGACCTGTGAACATGATCGTACACTGGGACAGACCTGTGAACATGATCGTGCACTGGGACAGACCTGTGAACATGATCGTGCACTGGGACAGACCTGTGAACATGATCGTGCACTGGGACAGACCTGTGAACATGATCGTACACTGGGACAGACCTGTGAACATGATCGTGCACTGGGACAGACCTGTGAACATGATCGTGCACTGGGACAGACCTGTGAACATGATCGTGCACTGGGACAGACCTGTGAACATGATCGTGCACTGGGACAGACCTGTGAACATGATCGTGCACTGGGACAGACCTGTGAACATGATCGTGCACTGGGACAGACCTGTGAACATGATCGTGCACTGGGACAGACCTGTGAACATGATCGTGCACTGGGACAGACCTGTGAACATGATCGTGCACTGGGACAGACCTGTGAACATGATCGTGCACTGGGACAGACCTGTGAACATGATCGTGCACTGGGACAGACCTGTGAACATGATCGTGCACTGGGACAGACCTGTGAACATGATCGTGCACTGGGACAGACCTGTGAACATGATCGTGCACTGGGACAGACCTGTGAACATGATCGTGCACTGGGACAGACCTGTGAACATGATCGTGCACTGGGACAGACCTGTGAACATGATCGTGCACTGGGACAGACCTGTGAACATGATCGTGCACTGGGACAGACCTGTGAACATGATCGTGCACTGGGACAGACCTGTGAACATGATCGTGCACTGGGACAGATCTGTGAACATGATCGTGTGCTGGGAAAGGCTTGTATACCTTTAA